The genomic stretch AAATGTCGGCGGATCTGACCTTGGTCTTGTCGATGTTGGTGAGGGCCAGCGCCAGGGTCATCGGCATGAGACTCTTGGGATCCATCATGGTCTCCGCCCCCGCATAATACGAGACATCAGCATCGCCTGTGCAGTCGATTGCGGCCTTGGCACGGACCACCATCAACCCGCGCTTGGTGCCGACTACCACGCCGGTCACGCGATTGCGCTCGACCACTGCATCCACGGCGCGCACATGCACCAAATAGCGCGCGCCGGCCGCTTCCAGGGCATCGAGAACCGCGACCTTGAGGTATTCGACGTTGCACCAGAGCTCATGCTTGTTCAGCGTGCCGATGCTCACCGCCTGGTCCCCATAGGCCACGAGCTTTTCGATCAGCAACTCGTGAACCGCTGAGCGCGGTTTGCCTCCGGGACGCACCTGGTTGATCTCCATTCCCAACATCCATGCCGCCACACCGCCGAAAAACGAGTGGTTCTCGATCAACAGGGTCTTCGCCCCGGCGCGGGCCGCCCCCAGCGCAGCTCCGATGCCGGCCGGGCCTCCCCCCACCACCAGAACATCCACCGTGTCGAGGACGGGGTATCCGGACGCCGAGCGCATCGCCGGGGCTTGCGCGAAGCTGTGTGCGCTTCCCCCGGCCACCGCCATTACGCCGACTCCGGCCGCTCCCGTTTGTAGGAATCCTCTCCTCGAGAGACTTCGCTGCTTTTTCATGGCATCCGCCTCCAGCGTGACCTTCTGGGCGATCTTGCTTGTGTGCCCTAGAGCCTATACCAGAACGGCTCACGAAACGTATCGATTATTTAACACGCCGGAAACCCACCGTGACTTCAAAGCTGAGGAAGGGAATGTCGGGGACTGTTCAGGGGCCGGCCTGCACGGCCGGCTCTTGCGCCGTGAGGATGGGGACGTCTATTGGCTGCACGTTGCGGATGATCACCACGATCAGCAGGAATGCGAGCACATGGAGTGTCCCCGCGATCATGAAGATGGGGCCATATCCGGTGCCGTATTTGAGCATCTGGCCGGCAAGCTCCCCGAAGACGATGCCGCCCATCGCGCCACCAAAGCCGACCAGGCCGGCGACGGCACCTACGACCCGGCGTGGAAATATGTCGGCCGGCAACGTCATCACCAGCGTGGACCAAGCCTGCTGTCCGAAATACGCGATCGCGAAGGGAACGATAATCCAGCGATTCGAGGCGAAGGGAACGAACAGGAGGCAAGGCATGACGGATACGCTGACTCCCAAGG from Terriglobia bacterium encodes the following:
- a CDS encoding FAD-dependent oxidoreductase, whose product is MKKQRSLSRRGFLQTGAAGVGVMAVAGGSAHSFAQAPAMRSASGYPVLDTVDVLVVGGGPAGIGAALGAARAGAKTLLIENHSFFGGVAAWMLGMEINQVRPGGKPRSAVHELLIEKLVAYGDQAVSIGTLNKHELWCNVEYLKVAVLDALEAAGARYLVHVRAVDAVVERNRVTGVVVGTKRGLMVVRAKAAIDCTGDADVSYYAGAETMMDPKSLMPMTLALALTNIDKTKVRSADISSAIRNGRKKYPLIPSGFLEIRPIVQSSSWFINHSGTADMGRIDATDPVERTKAECASRRQALQMAQALRGSDNPNINQIEWVAAGPQLSVRESRRVKGLYVITEQDARAGQKFEDVIAWRSGLMDPGGEIGGPGGSMKTHDVPYRALVPEKLDGLLVAGRCISTSHVAAAAAKSMGNCMATGHAAGLAASLAAQKGIQPRDVKVPELQDKLRADGVDLEVTGRDP